The following coding sequences lie in one Arthrobacter sp. SLBN-122 genomic window:
- a CDS encoding DUF624 domain-containing protein produces the protein MVQKKAEYGAGPLFRAAGTVAGVMMGSALLVLANALLLVALPAVPLVGALLPVVALLPAGPALVACMYAFNRLLAGQETAVYRDFLRGYRMNAGQAVKIWTPYLLVLAVVGVNLAGLPFLLGPANPVEPALRLALLVLGLLVATAGLNALLLLSRFSFRTRDLYRLSLYSFSASKRVSLGNAGILFLAATLLLMTTTYLLPVLGGAVVFLVCLNSRPLLRLVEEKFTAA, from the coding sequence GTGGTTCAGAAGAAGGCGGAGTACGGTGCCGGCCCCCTGTTCAGGGCGGCCGGCACCGTGGCCGGCGTGATGATGGGCTCGGCCCTGCTGGTGCTCGCCAACGCACTGCTGCTGGTGGCACTGCCCGCGGTGCCACTGGTTGGGGCATTGTTGCCCGTCGTCGCCCTCCTCCCGGCGGGACCGGCCCTGGTCGCATGCATGTATGCGTTCAACCGGCTGCTGGCCGGGCAGGAGACTGCGGTGTACCGGGACTTCCTGCGGGGCTACCGGATGAATGCCGGCCAGGCCGTCAAGATCTGGACGCCGTACCTGCTGGTCCTGGCCGTGGTCGGCGTCAACCTGGCAGGGCTGCCCTTCCTGCTGGGTCCTGCCAATCCCGTCGAACCGGCCCTGCGGCTGGCGTTGCTGGTCCTCGGACTGCTCGTGGCCACCGCGGGCCTGAACGCGCTGCTGCTGTTGTCCCGCTTTTCGTTCCGAACCAGGGACCTTTACCGTCTGTCCCTGTACAGCTTCAGTGCAAGCAAACGCGTCTCCTTGGGCAACGCCGGCATCCTCTTCCTGGCCGCAACCCTGCTGCTGATGACCACCACGTACCTGCTCCCCGTCCTCGGCGGCGCGGTGGTGTTCCTGGTGTGCCTGAACTCCCGGCCGCTGCTGCGCCTGGTGGAGGAGAAGTTTACCGCTGCCTAG
- a CDS encoding glycoside hydrolase family 3 N-terminal domain-containing protein, which produces MTSGAAEKHVIPSPTVGKNPGEHAQGPSIDDLVLHMTLEEKLAQLAGVWVNASTDGDSVAPLQNEMAGDSRSWEEMIASGLGQITRMYGTVPLEPLEGARRLAAAQEQIMAASRFRIPAQVHEECLAGLAAWKATAFPVPMAWGATFNPSLVRRMAGLIGEQMRALGVHQGLAPVLDVVRDLRWGRVEETIGEDPYLVGTVASAYVSGLEGAGIVATLKHFVGYSASRAGRNHAPVSMGPRELADVMLPPFEMALKHGGARSVMHAYTDTDGIPAAANRALLTSLLREEWGFAGTVVADYFGVAFLNVTHGVAADSGEAAALALTAGVDVELPTVNCYGRPLLERVRSGEVSESLVDTALRRVLRQKQEAGLLAPDFDPAPPVLASGAIDLDPAGNRVLAREMAAQSLVLLTNRMHDGGPSLPLPAQALASLGVVGPLAEDPFAMLGCYSFDAHVGASHPDVPMGIRVPTVAAAGRERFGSLRSAATGTCETITDEQIEEACHIAASVDTCVIVVGDNAGLFGRGTSGEGNDAAALQLPGDQHRMLDQVLSAAQAAGTRSVVVVLSGRPYALGDFADRAGAIIQGFFPGEEGAEALWDVLTGAVNPSGKLPVSVPRTSGGQPGTYLHSRLAGPSGVSALDPSPLFGFGHGLSYTSFEFSDHAASAPTMSTADAVAVALKVTNTGPADGAEVVQLYLEDPVGEVVRPVRELIGYARVELASGASARVEFRVHADRTSFTGVDLKRVVTPGVVKLHVATSSTADVHTHEVILQGGRRVVGYGREMLTPVTVTQQ; this is translated from the coding sequence GTGACCAGCGGTGCCGCCGAAAAGCACGTCATCCCCTCACCAACCGTCGGCAAGAACCCCGGTGAACACGCCCAAGGTCCCTCCATTGATGATCTCGTCCTTCACATGACCTTGGAGGAGAAGCTGGCCCAATTGGCAGGCGTGTGGGTCAACGCGTCCACGGACGGGGACTCTGTGGCGCCGCTGCAGAACGAGATGGCCGGAGATTCCCGCTCCTGGGAGGAGATGATCGCGTCGGGGCTAGGGCAGATCACGCGGATGTACGGCACAGTCCCTTTGGAACCACTTGAGGGCGCCCGGCGGCTTGCCGCAGCGCAGGAACAGATCATGGCTGCCTCCCGTTTCCGGATCCCTGCCCAGGTGCATGAGGAATGCCTGGCCGGCCTGGCTGCATGGAAGGCCACCGCTTTCCCCGTCCCGATGGCGTGGGGCGCCACCTTTAACCCGTCGCTGGTGCGGCGGATGGCCGGGCTGATCGGTGAGCAGATGCGGGCGCTTGGAGTCCACCAGGGACTGGCTCCCGTGCTGGACGTTGTACGCGACCTGCGCTGGGGCCGCGTGGAGGAAACCATCGGCGAGGACCCCTATCTGGTGGGCACGGTGGCCAGCGCCTATGTCTCCGGCCTGGAAGGGGCCGGGATCGTGGCAACGCTCAAGCACTTCGTCGGCTATTCCGCTTCGCGTGCCGGACGGAACCACGCTCCAGTGTCCATGGGCCCGCGCGAGTTGGCGGACGTGATGCTCCCACCGTTCGAGATGGCACTCAAACATGGCGGCGCCCGCTCTGTGATGCATGCCTACACGGACACCGACGGCATCCCTGCAGCCGCCAACCGCGCCCTGCTCACCTCGCTGCTGCGCGAGGAGTGGGGATTCGCCGGCACGGTGGTGGCGGACTACTTCGGCGTCGCTTTCCTGAACGTAACCCACGGCGTGGCCGCCGATTCGGGGGAGGCAGCTGCCCTTGCCCTCACAGCTGGCGTCGACGTGGAGTTGCCAACGGTGAACTGTTACGGCAGGCCACTGCTGGAACGCGTGCGGTCCGGCGAGGTTTCCGAATCCCTGGTGGACACCGCCCTTCGCCGCGTGCTGCGGCAGAAGCAGGAGGCCGGGCTGCTCGCACCGGATTTTGACCCCGCTCCCCCGGTCCTTGCATCCGGAGCCATCGACCTGGACCCGGCCGGCAACCGCGTTTTGGCCCGCGAGATGGCCGCCCAGTCCCTGGTGCTGCTGACCAACAGGATGCACGACGGCGGTCCAAGCCTCCCGCTGCCCGCCCAGGCGCTGGCATCACTTGGCGTGGTGGGGCCACTGGCGGAAGATCCGTTCGCCATGCTGGGCTGCTACTCCTTTGACGCGCATGTGGGCGCGTCCCACCCGGACGTACCCATGGGCATCCGGGTTCCCACCGTGGCCGCGGCCGGCAGGGAACGATTCGGATCATTGCGCAGCGCGGCAACCGGCACCTGCGAGACCATCACTGACGAACAGATTGAGGAGGCCTGCCACATTGCAGCCTCGGTGGACACTTGCGTGATCGTGGTGGGCGACAACGCAGGCCTCTTCGGACGCGGCACATCGGGTGAAGGCAATGACGCAGCGGCCCTTCAACTACCCGGTGACCAGCACCGCATGCTGGACCAGGTGCTTTCCGCAGCCCAGGCTGCGGGGACACGCTCCGTCGTCGTGGTCCTCAGCGGCCGGCCGTACGCCCTGGGCGACTTCGCGGACCGGGCCGGGGCCATCATCCAGGGCTTTTTCCCCGGCGAGGAGGGAGCGGAAGCGCTTTGGGACGTCCTGACCGGGGCCGTGAACCCGTCCGGCAAACTGCCGGTTTCGGTACCTCGAACCTCCGGCGGACAGCCAGGCACCTATCTGCACAGCCGACTGGCCGGACCATCCGGTGTCAGCGCACTGGACCCTTCGCCATTGTTCGGCTTTGGCCACGGCCTTTCCTACACCTCGTTCGAGTTCTCCGACCACGCGGCCAGTGCGCCCACCATGTCGACCGCGGATGCCGTCGCCGTGGCACTTAAGGTGACCAACACCGGCCCGGCCGACGGCGCCGAAGTGGTGCAGCTGTACCTGGAGGACCCGGTGGGCGAGGTGGTCCGGCCGGTCCGGGAGCTGATTGGCTACGCCAGGGTGGAACTGGCTTCCGGCGCATCGGCCCGGGTGGAGTTCAGGGTGCACGCCGACCGCACATCATTTACGGGTGTGGACCTGAAGCGGGTGGTGACGCCGGGCGTGGTGAAACTTCATGTTGCAACCTCCAGCACCGCAGACGTCCACACACACGAGGTAATCCTGCAAGGCGGGCGCCGCGTGGTGGGTTACGGGCGGGAGATGCTGACGCCGGTGACGGTGACGCAGCAATAG
- a CDS encoding Gfo/Idh/MocA family protein — MRTYRVAIVGTGGIAAVHADNLDRTDGRAQLVGACDVDQGRLDAFAEKHAIPGTYLTLGGLLAEARPDIVHLCTPPMFHIDQAMECLEAGVHVLSEKPPALSLADFDRLETAQAKGGAQFSCVFQHRFGDAAAAARQLIGGNEFGRPLVARCDTLWYRPDSYWDLPWRGTWNAEGGGPTMGHGIHQFDLLLHLLGPWEEVTAVAARQARATSTEDLSAAIVRFRNGAVATMINSLLSPRETSDIRIDCEFATVELSHLYGYSTDNWTITAAPGHEDQVAGAWNGVPLERGSGHSAQFLAMYDALDAALPLPAGSASARQTLELAAAVYASAFTGRAVRRGEIVPGHPFYGGMDGDGMGTHVLDATALNRPAVDAAV, encoded by the coding sequence ATGCGGACGTACAGAGTGGCCATTGTCGGAACCGGCGGGATTGCGGCGGTCCATGCGGACAACCTGGACCGGACGGACGGCCGGGCACAACTCGTGGGCGCCTGCGACGTGGACCAGGGACGGTTGGACGCGTTCGCGGAGAAGCACGCCATCCCAGGCACCTACCTGACCCTGGGCGGCCTTCTGGCAGAGGCCAGGCCGGACATCGTCCACCTCTGCACTCCGCCCATGTTCCACATCGACCAGGCCATGGAATGTCTCGAGGCAGGCGTCCACGTCCTATCCGAGAAACCCCCGGCGCTGAGCCTCGCGGACTTCGACCGGCTTGAGACCGCACAGGCAAAGGGCGGAGCGCAGTTCTCCTGCGTATTCCAGCACCGTTTCGGAGATGCAGCAGCCGCGGCGAGGCAACTTATTGGTGGAAATGAGTTCGGCCGTCCCCTGGTGGCACGATGCGACACACTCTGGTATCGGCCGGACAGCTACTGGGACCTGCCCTGGCGGGGTACCTGGAACGCCGAAGGCGGAGGACCCACCATGGGTCACGGCATCCACCAGTTCGATCTGCTCCTGCACCTGCTGGGGCCATGGGAGGAAGTGACCGCCGTCGCCGCCCGGCAGGCGCGGGCCACCTCCACGGAGGACCTGTCGGCCGCCATTGTCAGGTTCCGTAACGGTGCCGTGGCCACCATGATCAACTCGCTGCTCTCGCCCCGGGAAACCTCCGACATCCGGATCGACTGCGAGTTCGCAACCGTGGAACTGAGCCACCTCTACGGCTACAGCACAGACAATTGGACCATCACCGCGGCGCCGGGCCATGAGGACCAGGTCGCAGGAGCCTGGAACGGCGTGCCCCTGGAACGCGGAAGCGGACACTCGGCGCAGTTCCTGGCCATGTATGACGCGCTCGACGCCGCACTCCCACTCCCGGCCGGCTCCGCCTCCGCACGGCAAACGCTGGAGCTCGCGGCCGCTGTTTACGCTTCCGCTTTCACCGGGCGGGCAGTGCGGCGGGGCGAAATTGTTCCCGGCCACCCGTTTTATGGCGGGATGGACGGCGACGGGATGGGCACCCATGTGTTGGACGCCACCGCACTTAACCGACCCGCCGTCGACGCCGCTGTCTGA
- a CDS encoding PmoA family protein: MTTPTSTARSSVSPAGLGFEDDGTALTVTASGRPIATYTYKPKDEQYESPRPFFHPLTTLGGDVVTISRPWDHVWHKGLSWALPNVGKHNFWGGATYTRATEYANLDNNGAMTHGSFTGIDQSGAGITASESLTWTSQEGEPVIKESRRFSFQLLEDTVTDGSETEGAYAILFETRMSNISGEEIRIGSPTTEGRHNAGYGGLFWRGPRSFTGGVFRNKEATGTDEFMGTRSPWIAFTGKHDLTCRSSTIAFVEDGTNPGAPNQWFARSSIFACLGSAPFFSEEVPLHEGAPLTYRYAVVIADGGVDADRAQALADAAQAALRSWA; the protein is encoded by the coding sequence ATGACCACCCCCACGTCAACCGCACGATCTTCCGTGTCCCCTGCCGGGCTCGGTTTCGAGGACGATGGAACTGCCCTGACCGTCACCGCCAGCGGCCGGCCCATCGCCACCTACACCTACAAGCCGAAGGACGAACAGTACGAGAGCCCCCGGCCGTTCTTCCACCCGCTCACCACCCTGGGCGGGGACGTGGTGACCATTTCACGCCCCTGGGACCACGTCTGGCACAAGGGACTCTCCTGGGCACTGCCCAATGTGGGTAAGCACAACTTCTGGGGCGGGGCCACCTACACACGCGCCACTGAGTACGCCAACCTGGACAACAACGGCGCCATGACCCATGGGTCCTTTACGGGCATCGACCAGTCCGGCGCCGGCATTACGGCGTCGGAATCCCTGACCTGGACCTCACAGGAAGGGGAACCGGTAATCAAGGAGAGCCGCCGGTTCAGCTTCCAACTGCTTGAGGACACGGTGACGGACGGCAGCGAAACCGAAGGGGCCTACGCCATCCTCTTTGAGACCAGGATGAGCAATATCTCCGGCGAGGAGATCCGCATCGGCAGCCCCACCACGGAAGGCCGGCACAACGCCGGATATGGCGGCCTCTTCTGGCGGGGCCCCCGGTCCTTCACCGGCGGCGTGTTCCGCAACAAGGAGGCCACCGGTACGGATGAATTCATGGGCACCCGCTCACCGTGGATCGCCTTCACGGGCAAGCATGACCTCACATGCAGGTCCTCCACCATCGCGTTCGTGGAGGACGGCACCAACCCCGGTGCACCCAATCAGTGGTTCGCCAGGTCGTCCATCTTCGCCTGCCTGGGATCGGCCCCCTTCTTCAGTGAGGAGGTGCCCCTCCACGAGGGGGCGCCGTTGACGTACCGCTACGCCGTGGTGATTGCCGACGGCGGCGTGGATGCCGACCGCGCCCAGGCGCTGGCGGATGCTGCACAGGCAGCGCTTCGCAGCTGGGCGTAG
- a CDS encoding cupin domain-containing protein → MGSTFPGATGLSEISIYDWPGADGAAGGSPHVHTASTEAYVVLEGAGRLETLDSRGFTSIPLVPGVVLWFTPGTVHRAINDSGNLRVLVVMQNAGLPEHGDAVMTFPPEHLADAETYRRAAALEQKDTDVGLAAGEEAARRRRDLALEGYFALKQAVLASGPAALAEFHAAAARLVADRTGTWGELLAGGAARQAEVTRQQLASLDLAESAYLGNARTTMGKRENRRIYGMCGRIQTWELSDN, encoded by the coding sequence ATGGGCTCCACTTTTCCCGGTGCAACGGGGCTCTCCGAGATCAGCATTTATGACTGGCCGGGCGCTGACGGCGCCGCCGGCGGGTCGCCGCACGTGCATACCGCCTCAACCGAGGCATACGTGGTGCTGGAAGGTGCCGGGCGGCTGGAGACGCTGGATTCACGTGGCTTCACGTCCATCCCCTTGGTTCCGGGCGTGGTCCTTTGGTTCACTCCCGGCACCGTGCACCGGGCCATCAATGATTCGGGCAACCTGAGGGTCCTGGTGGTCATGCAGAACGCGGGGCTGCCCGAGCACGGTGACGCCGTGATGACCTTTCCGCCCGAGCACCTCGCGGACGCGGAAACCTACCGTCGTGCGGCGGCTTTGGAGCAAAAAGATACCGACGTAGGACTCGCCGCAGGGGAGGAAGCCGCGCGCCGCCGTCGTGATTTGGCGCTCGAGGGCTACTTTGCGCTGAAGCAGGCCGTGCTTGCCTCCGGCCCGGCAGCCCTCGCGGAGTTCCACGCAGCGGCAGCCCGGCTGGTGGCTGACAGGACCGGGACCTGGGGCGAACTGCTCGCCGGGGGAGCAGCCCGTCAGGCGGAGGTCACCCGGCAGCAACTGGCTTCCCTGGACTTGGCAGAAAGTGCCTATCTGGGGAACGCGCGAACTACGATGGGAAAACGGGAAAACCGCAGAATTTACGGCATGTGCGGCCGGATCCAGACGTGGGAACTTTCCGATAACTAG
- a CDS encoding LacI family DNA-binding transcriptional regulator → MVSKQDTRRATISEIAREAGVSVPTVSKVLNGHAHVAAETRARVEEIIARRDYARRPAKRRQKAGLVDLVFPGLGSEWALEIIEGVERVAQDAGYGTVVSSLNLDGSRIRPWLANLAERKSDGLLMAVYQLDAKQIQRVKSLGIPVVLIDPVGQPGPDLMTVGAANWEGGYSATDHLLQLGHKRIAMIGGREDLQCSSAREDGYISALRRAGIALDPALMVPGDFSIEAGEAATRKLLELPDRPTAIFTGNDDQALGAYRAARSAGLRIPEDLSVVGFDDIPAAEWIEPGLTTIRQPVVQMAETAMRALLRHLDGDEELPQRIELGTELVVRGSTAPPAKK, encoded by the coding sequence GTGGTGAGCAAGCAGGACACCAGGCGCGCGACGATCAGTGAGATCGCACGTGAGGCAGGGGTTTCGGTTCCCACTGTGTCCAAGGTGCTGAACGGGCACGCCCATGTGGCGGCCGAGACCCGGGCCCGGGTGGAGGAGATCATCGCACGGCGCGACTATGCCCGCCGCCCCGCCAAACGCAGGCAGAAAGCCGGCCTGGTGGATCTGGTGTTTCCGGGACTGGGCTCGGAGTGGGCGCTGGAGATCATCGAGGGTGTGGAACGCGTGGCACAGGACGCGGGCTACGGAACCGTGGTGAGCAGCCTGAACCTGGACGGCTCGCGCATCCGGCCCTGGCTGGCCAACCTAGCGGAGCGGAAATCGGACGGGCTGCTCATGGCCGTCTACCAGCTGGACGCCAAGCAGATCCAGCGCGTCAAATCCCTGGGAATACCCGTGGTGCTGATCGATCCCGTCGGCCAGCCCGGACCGGACCTGATGACTGTAGGCGCCGCGAACTGGGAGGGCGGCTACTCGGCCACGGACCACCTGCTGCAATTGGGGCACAAACGGATCGCCATGATTGGCGGCCGCGAGGACCTGCAGTGCAGCAGCGCCCGCGAAGACGGCTACATCTCGGCACTGCGGCGCGCGGGCATAGCCCTGGACCCGGCGTTGATGGTTCCCGGCGACTTTTCCATCGAGGCGGGGGAGGCAGCCACGCGCAAACTCCTGGAGCTACCGGACCGGCCGACGGCGATTTTCACCGGCAATGACGACCAGGCCCTCGGTGCCTACCGGGCTGCGCGCTCTGCCGGGCTGCGCATTCCGGAGGACCTGTCCGTCGTCGGCTTTGACGACATTCCGGCTGCCGAGTGGATCGAACCCGGACTGACCACCATTAGGCAGCCAGTGGTTCAGATGGCCGAAACCGCCATGCGGGCCCTGCTCCGGCACCTGGATGGGGACGAGGAACTGCCACAGCGGATCGAACTTGGCACGGAGCTGGTAGTCCGGGGCTCCACAGCGCCGCCGGCCAAAAAGTAG
- a CDS encoding VOC family protein, with product MQMRLEVVQVPVSDVDRSKAFYTEKLGFVLDHDVEHIPGMRVVQLTPPGSATSVVIGTGMTTMAPGSLEGLQLVVPDIADVRTELVRRGADISEIQDLGGVLFAYFSDPDGNRWVMQGQTPPDIRDVHKP from the coding sequence ATGCAGATGCGGCTCGAGGTTGTCCAGGTCCCGGTTTCCGATGTCGACAGATCGAAGGCGTTCTATACAGAAAAGCTGGGCTTCGTGCTGGACCACGACGTGGAGCACATCCCGGGCATGAGGGTGGTCCAGTTGACTCCCCCGGGTTCGGCCACATCAGTGGTCATCGGCACCGGGATGACCACCATGGCACCGGGCAGCCTGGAAGGGCTGCAGCTGGTGGTCCCGGACATCGCCGATGTCCGAACCGAACTGGTCAGGCGGGGCGCGGACATCAGCGAGATCCAGGACCTCGGCGGGGTCCTCTTCGCCTACTTCAGCGATCCGGACGGCAACCGCTGGGTCATGCAGGGCCAGACACCGCCGGACATCCGGGACGTACACAAACCATAG
- a CDS encoding GmrSD restriction endonuclease domain-containing protein has product MSDYETLSGFVPPSPAPKPPRNPRISTFIVASLTALFMLLGSLSGGIGGALMFLGISAALTGLYVLLTGRRSWAWLPAKRKAGAVALAASFALFIGGAVALPHVASADLKAASSGSTAKAAPTNASPTATAKASPSSTPTPTADSGGEPLDPETPYVLAAGVTATAPNAQPAYATKATELLATLPIKGRAPKTGYDRAQFGQAWADVDRNGCDTRNDILKRDLSGITYTNSVPCKVQTGTLADPYTGKTISFVRGSGTSTAVQIDHVVALSDAWQKGAQQLSTEQRTAFANDPLNLQATDGPINQQKGDGDAATWLPPNKAFRCEYVARQISVKATYGLWVTQAEHDAMARILGDCSGQLAPTNQQAPAPAPAVAEPAPAAVAPAPAPVAPAPAPVAPAPAPVAPAPVAPAPVAPAPVAPAPAAAYYANCAAARAAGAAPLYAGQAGYRSALDRDSDGIACE; this is encoded by the coding sequence ATGTCCGACTACGAAACCCTTTCAGGGTTTGTTCCGCCTTCGCCGGCACCGAAGCCGCCGCGGAACCCACGCATTTCAACATTCATTGTTGCCAGCCTCACCGCACTCTTCATGCTCTTGGGATCACTGAGCGGCGGCATCGGCGGAGCCCTGATGTTCCTGGGCATTTCGGCTGCACTCACGGGCCTGTACGTCCTGCTGACAGGGCGGCGTTCCTGGGCCTGGCTCCCGGCAAAACGCAAGGCCGGCGCCGTTGCGCTCGCCGCGTCCTTCGCCCTCTTCATTGGCGGGGCTGTCGCGTTGCCGCACGTCGCCAGCGCGGACTTGAAGGCGGCATCCTCGGGGAGCACCGCGAAGGCAGCGCCCACCAATGCCAGCCCAACCGCAACAGCCAAGGCATCGCCGTCGTCCACCCCTACTCCCACCGCTGACAGCGGTGGGGAGCCCCTGGACCCGGAGACCCCTTACGTCCTTGCGGCCGGCGTCACCGCCACCGCCCCCAACGCCCAGCCCGCTTACGCCACAAAGGCGACCGAGCTGCTGGCCACCCTTCCCATCAAGGGCCGGGCGCCGAAGACCGGCTATGACCGGGCGCAGTTCGGCCAGGCGTGGGCGGACGTGGACCGGAACGGCTGCGATACCCGCAACGACATCCTCAAACGCGACCTCTCCGGTATCACCTACACGAACAGTGTTCCCTGCAAGGTCCAGACGGGGACCCTGGCCGATCCCTACACGGGCAAGACCATCAGCTTTGTCCGCGGCTCGGGCACCAGCACTGCCGTGCAGATCGACCACGTGGTGGCGCTCAGTGACGCCTGGCAGAAGGGCGCCCAGCAGCTGAGCACGGAGCAGCGGACGGCGTTCGCCAACGATCCGCTGAACCTGCAGGCCACCGATGGTCCCATCAACCAGCAAAAGGGCGACGGCGACGCGGCCACCTGGCTGCCACCGAACAAGGCCTTCCGGTGCGAGTACGTGGCCCGGCAAATCTCGGTGAAGGCAACGTACGGGCTGTGGGTCACGCAGGCGGAGCACGACGCTATGGCGCGCATCCTTGGCGACTGCTCCGGGCAGCTGGCCCCGACGAACCAGCAGGCTCCGGCTCCCGCGCCGGCAGTGGCTGAACCGGCTCCTGCCGCGGTTGCTCCTGCTCCCGCACCGGTTGCTCCTGCACCGGCTCCGGTCGCACCCGCTCCTGCACCCGTTGCACCCGCCCCCGTCGCGCCAGCTCCGGTGGCACCGGCGCCAGTGGCACCGGCACCTGCCGCCGCTTACTACGCCAACTGCGCTGCGGCGAGAGCTGCCGGTGCTGCGCCGCTCTACGCCGGCCAGGCCGGCTACCGGTCCGCCCTGGACCGTGACTCCGACGGCATCGCCTGCGAGTAG
- a CDS encoding PASTA domain-containing protein has product MKVNPSPALTRMNKTLALAVLAGLMLTGCGGKEAATQTTATATAVAAVAENVAVPGVTGLTLDKATEQLEKLGFKVEAVDTVKGKSIVLKKNWEVTTQDPANGTQAAKGSTVHLGVRNLDDVAAEKAAAEKAAAAKIAAEKAAADQAAAAKAATEKAAADKAAVDQAAADQAAAAKAAADQAARTAAAQQAAQAPAPAPAAVGGATPGAFCSPTGSVALSSKGVTYTCKPSATDSRSRWRQ; this is encoded by the coding sequence ATGAAAGTAAATCCCAGTCCTGCACTCACCAGGATGAACAAGACGCTGGCGCTGGCTGTGCTGGCCGGCCTGATGCTGACGGGTTGCGGCGGCAAGGAAGCGGCAACTCAGACCACCGCAACGGCAACCGCTGTGGCTGCGGTTGCGGAGAATGTTGCCGTTCCCGGCGTAACCGGCCTGACCCTGGACAAGGCCACGGAGCAGCTGGAAAAGCTCGGGTTCAAGGTTGAGGCTGTGGACACCGTCAAGGGCAAGTCGATCGTCCTCAAGAAGAACTGGGAGGTGACAACCCAGGACCCCGCCAACGGTACACAGGCCGCGAAGGGCTCCACCGTGCATCTTGGTGTCAGGAACCTCGACGACGTGGCCGCTGAGAAGGCTGCTGCCGAAAAGGCCGCAGCTGCCAAGATTGCGGCCGAGAAGGCTGCAGCCGATCAGGCAGCCGCGGCGAAGGCTGCCACTGAGAAGGCCGCAGCGGATAAGGCTGCTGTGGACCAAGCCGCTGCCGATCAGGCTGCCGCCGCAAAGGCTGCAGCTGACCAGGCCGCGCGGACCGCGGCTGCTCAACAGGCAGCGCAGGCACCAGCACCAGCGCCGGCAGCTGTGGGAGGCGCAACGCCCGGGGCCTTTTGTTCACCTACGGGATCGGTGGCGCTGAGCAGCAAGGGAGTTACCTACACCTGCAAGCCGTCTGCTACGGATTCACGTTCACGGTGGCGGCAGTAG
- a CDS encoding slipin family protein encodes MDPTIIVLVVLVVLLLIVAKMAIRIVRQYEKGVLFRLGRVVGIRDPGLRLIIPVIDRLPLVSLRIVTMPIQSQGIITQDNVSVDVSAVAYYRVVDAVKSVIAIENVAAAIDQIAQTTLRKVVGRHTLDQTLSETERINVDIREILDVLTVEWGVEVTLVELKDIQLPESMKRAMARQAEAEREKRAKIIAAEGEAIAAAALGDASDTMMAHPLALQLRNLQSLVEIGVDKNTTVVFPAPLMSTIGELSAFLARESQAAASGGKSPVKAA; translated from the coding sequence ATGGACCCCACCATTATTGTTCTCGTCGTTCTCGTCGTCCTGCTGCTCATCGTGGCGAAAATGGCCATCCGGATCGTACGCCAATATGAGAAGGGCGTGCTCTTCCGGCTTGGCAGGGTGGTGGGCATCCGGGATCCTGGCCTGCGGCTGATCATCCCGGTCATTGACCGGCTGCCGCTGGTCAGCCTGCGGATCGTCACCATGCCCATCCAGTCTCAAGGCATCATCACCCAGGACAACGTGAGCGTGGACGTGTCCGCGGTTGCCTATTACCGGGTTGTGGACGCCGTGAAGTCCGTCATCGCAATCGAAAATGTGGCCGCGGCGATTGACCAGATAGCCCAGACCACATTGCGCAAGGTCGTGGGCCGCCACACGCTGGACCAGACCCTGTCCGAGACCGAACGGATCAACGTCGACATCCGTGAAATCCTTGATGTTCTGACGGTCGAATGGGGTGTGGAGGTAACCCTGGTGGAATTGAAGGACATCCAGCTGCCCGAAAGTATGAAGCGCGCCATGGCCCGCCAGGCTGAGGCGGAGCGTGAAAAGAGGGCGAAGATCATCGCCGCCGAAGGCGAAGCCATCGCCGCTGCAGCCCTTGGTGACGCCTCCGACACCATGATGGCCCACCCGCTGGCGCTGCAGCTGCGCAACCTGCAGTCCCTGGTTGAAATCGGCGTCGACAAGAACACCACCGTGGTCTTCCCGGCCCCGCTCATGAGCACCATCGGCGAGCTCTCAGCATTCCTGGCCCGCGAAAGCCAGGCCGCGGCCTCCGGCGGCAAATCACCGGTGAAGGCGGCCTGA